One Dasypus novemcinctus isolate mDasNov1 chromosome 1, mDasNov1.1.hap2, whole genome shotgun sequence genomic window carries:
- the LOC101444094 gene encoding disintegrin and metalloproteinase domain-containing protein 20-like, whose protein sequence is MAGDETLLHIRSILLLLWLKGFLFFSGWSLDEPSKHHSSPEVVIPLRLSGTGKHMKASGWLCYSLHFGGQRHIVHMKVKKSFLARNLPVFTYTEQGALHEEQPFIQNDCYYHGYVEGDPESLVVLSTCFRGFQGMLKINDTTYEIKPKMFSATFEHLVYKMGSEETQFPPMRCGLTEEVIERQLKLQRIGNYTLRQSSYEGWWTHVWTIEMAIIVDHNRYVTLDSNETKVQQEVLNVLNLVDSLYQPLEVDIFLAGMEVWTNGNVLTHDNMEYLLVELCRWKRTSGYSDRIRHDVVHLILDKSFGIFLGLAFVGEICTPAFNCATLSFRGYNLVSFANSMAHELGHNLGMTHDEEYCKCADPECIMYPTKTASTKFSNCSYSAFWNVINIKTCMRNRVYPLMNAVSPKCGNNVVEIGEACDCGTVKSCEGDPCCRPDCSLAPRAVCAFGGCCQNCRFMSSGTVCRAAVNECDLPEWCDGSTYQCREDVYLQNGTPCPGNGYCYEKTCVSRDEQCRKIFGNEARSADEICYVEINTRGDRFGHCGMNENDNYRYIRCEISDSHCGRIQCENVSEIPLLSEHSTVHTINFGSVTCWGTDYHFGMTIPDIGVVNDGSKCGREKICVHRKCVVLEQYCSSNNCHDMGVCNNKKHCHCVAGRAPPNCYLNGSGGSIDSGPPPGTNTNKGKVVEKEKSFLPLLGIIPLLALLLCLLIFFCMRPRKEESSDKEDTNESES, encoded by the coding sequence ATGGCTGGGGATGAGACCCTATTGCATATAAGGAGCATTCTCCTGCTGCTCTGGCTGAAGGGGTTCCTGTTCTTCTCTGGATGGTCCTTGGATGAACCCTCCAAGCACCACAGCTCCCCAGAAGTGGTGATTCCCTTGAGGTTAAGTGGCACTGGCAAACATATGAAGGCTTCAGGTTGGCTCTGCTACAGCCTGCACTTTGGAGGCCAGAGACACATTGTCCACATGAAGGTCAAGAAGAGTTTTCTGGCCAGAAACCTCCCAGTGTTCACATACACAGAGCAAGGTGCTCTCCATGAGGAACAGCCTTTTATTCAAAATGACTGCTACTATCATGGTTATGTGGAGGGGGACCCCGAATCCCTGGTTGTCCTCAGTACCTGCTTTAGGGGCTTTCAAGGAATGCTGAAGATAAATGATACCACTTATGAAATCAAACCCAAAATGTTTtctgccacatttgagcatctgGTATATAAGATGggcagtgaggaaacacaattccCACCCATGAGATGTGGATTGACTGAAGAGGTAATAGAAAGACAATTAAAGTTGCAGAGGATTGGTAATTATACTCTGAGGCAAAGCTCCTATGAGGGATGGTGGACCCACGTGTGGACTATTGAAATGGCAATTATAGTAGACCATAATCGATATGTTACTTTGGATAGCAATGAGACAAAGGTGCAGCAGGAAGTTCTCAATGTTCTAAATTTAGTAGACTCACTTTACCAACCACTGGAGGTTGATATATTTTTAGCTGGTATGGAGGTCTGGACTAACGGAAACGTCCttacacatgataacatggagtATCTTCTGGTAGAGTTATGCCGGTGGAAGCGTACTAGCGGCTATAGTGACCGTATTCGCCATGACGTAGTACATCTTATTTTAGATAAATCATTTGGTATCTTTCTTGGTTTGGCCTTTGTTGGGGAAATATGTACTCCTGCATTTAATTGCGCAACTCTTAGTTTCAGAGGTTATAATCTCGTTAGTTTTGCAAATTCAATGGCACACGAGCTTGGTCATAATTTGGGTATGACTCATGATGAGGAATACTGTAAATGTGCGGACCCTGAATGCATAATGTACCCAACAAAAACAGCATCAACTAAATTTAGTAATTGCAGTTATTCTGCCTTTTGGAATGTCATCAACATTAAGACCTGCATGCGCAACAGAGTATATCCACTGATGAATGCTGTGTCGCCGAAATGTGGGAATAATGTGGTTGAAATAGGAGAGGCGTGTGACTGTGGAACCGTAAAATCTTGTGAAGGAGATCCCTGTTGTCGGCCAGACTGCTCCCTGGCTCCTAGGGCTGTTTGTGCTTTTGGGGGGTGTTGTCAAAACTGCCGCTTTATGTCATCAGGTACTGTGTGTAGAGCCGCGGTCAATGAATGCGATCTTCCCGAATGGTGTGATGGATCAACATATCAATGCCGAGAAGATGTATATTTGCAGAATGGGACACCATGCCCAGGCAATGGCTACTGTTATGAAAAGACATGTGTTAGCCGTGATGAACAGTGTAGAAAGATTTTTGGCAATGAAGCCAGAAGCGCAGATGAGATTTGTTATGTAGAAATCAACACCCGTGGCGACCGTTTTGGACactgtggaatgaatgaaaatgataattatAGATATATAAGATGTGAAATCTCTGATAGCCATTGTGGAAGAATCCAGTGTGAGAATGTATCAGAAATACCCCTTTTGAGCGAGCATTCTACTGTGCATACCATCAACTTTGGCAGTGTCACGTGCTGGGGCACCGACTATCATTTTGGGATGACCATACCTGATATTGGTGTTGTGAACGATGGCTCAAAATGTGGTCGAGAAAAGATCTGTGTCCACAGAAAGTGTGTTGTTTTGGAACAGTATTGTTCAAGTAATAACTGTCATGACATGGGGGTGtgcaacaataaaaaacattGCCATTGTGTTGCTGGACGAGCCCCACCAAACTGCTATCTGAATGGCAGTGGAGGTAGTATTGACAGTGGACCACCACCTGGGACAAACACAAACAAGGGAAAAGTGGTGGAAAAAGAGAAGAGTTTCTTACCACTGCTTGGTATTATTCCTTTGCTTGCTTTACTtttatgtttgttaatttttttttgcatgagacCCCGAAAAGAAGAAAGTTCTGATAAGGAGGATACCAACGAAAGTGAGTCATGA